The segment TTAAGAACCGTATTCTGAATATCGAGAACTTGATTATTGATAGCAAGCAAAGCATTCTTAAGGTCGCCGCTGACTCCTTCTGAATTATTAAGGCCAACCTCTTTCATATGCTCTACCAGTATACTGAAATCAGATTTATATTGCTTAATCTGAGCCAGAATTTCACCTTTAATTTGCAAATCAAGACCACTTCTCTGTACAGATTCTTTTAAAATATCGTAATTTTCATTGAACTTATCAACAAACATCATATCTTTATGAATAATAAATTTATTTTCATTGCGCCGGCAGGAAAGCAACATGGAAAGCAAATAATATTCCTTAAGACTTCCTAAAGTTTCTTCCGCAAAAACAGTGTCTCGATATAACGCCCCGCGTTCTCCACTCTCATCTGTCAAACCGATAACTATATACTTTTCTTTGTAAGCAACAAAAAGATCGCGATATTCCCGGATCTTGTTTTCCGCAGATTCAATTTCACTTTTAGTAAGCACATCGCTTTCCCCGGAAAGAAGCTCCAAATTATGAACAAGGTCGTCATAACTACGCAGAAAACCCTGCACGTGATCAATCTTCTTGGTATGCACAAAGGCATCCTGATAAGCCTGACAACGCACTGCGGCATTACTGATCTGGGAACTGTAGAATTGAGCTTTTGCGTAAGAGGCGTTTAGATAAACGGCGAGAAATAAAGCTCCGAGCAGTGCTACTGCCATGATCGAAGCAAACACAACAAGAACAATATTCTTATTAATATTTTTCATATAATATTAAATCGTTAAGATTTTGAAGTTCAGCGAACACTATGATTAGCATTTCGCTTTAAGAGACTTGCAGTTGATATTAACATATAAAATTTTAAAAAACTTTATTAATTATGCAGAAACCAGATAACTCAATCATCGTCACGATTCCGGACATCATTTCTCCATAAAACAAGGGGCGCACAACAACCAAGCCCTTCAAAAAGTTGACGACGGGCATCGTCTCCCTCAACAGGGTCCCCCATAAGACGACAGATATAACGATTTAGATTTTCATCCCAGAAAAGATCAGGACAACGGGCCATATAGCCATATTTCCTGTGTGAAACTTCACATGGATCTGAGAGACAGCACCATCCGCAACCGACGCATGGTTTAGTAGACACGGTAAGCACCGCCCTGGCAGGCAATGCTTAACATATACTCTCCTGAGACAATTGCAGCCCCGGAGTATAAGTGGATATTCAAAATAGACCTTTGAAAAAAGGTGGGGCAGTATCACGGGTCTCTAAAATTGCTTATGATGCGAGTATAAATAGGAATTAAACATACTGTAAAGTATAAGCCTGATAATACTGAATATAGCTACTCCTTTCCAATTCTGCGGATGGTTTTAAATTCCCCCTCGGACACAGGCATAACTGAAAGTCTTGAACCTTTTTTAAGAAGTTCCATCCCCTCAAGGCCGCTGACAGTTCGTAAAAATTTAAGAGGTAAAGGATTGGTAAACTTTTCCAAAAATTTAATATCCACCATAAACCAACGTGGATTTTCCTCAGAAGATTTAGGATCAAAATGCGGATCATCAATGTTCCATGCAGTATGGTCAGGATAGCTTTCTCTGACCACCTCAGCGATTCCGACGACAGAAGGATTCGTAATACTATGATAAAAAAGAACCATGTCCCCCAGTTCCATATCATCCCGCATAAAATTACGGGCTTGATAATTACGAACTCCGTCCCATGAAGTTATCTGATCTTCGGCAGCAATAAGATCGTCAATGGAAAAACATCCCGGTTCAGACTTCATAAGCCAGTATTTAGTCATCATACTCTCCTTTATTTTCAGACGGACCATGGACAAAAGCGGACATTCAATCTCTAATTTACCACAAAATTGAAATATTTATCAGGATAAGGTTCGTTGTCCAGAGTAAAATGCCACCACTCTTCTTTGAGTGGTTTAAAACTGTGGTTTATCATTAATTGACGTAAAAAAGCCCTGTTCGCTCTGATCTGTACATCCATACTGTCATTCTCAGGCCAAGAGGCAGGACCAAAAAAATCAAATATGGTTCCCATATCAAGCTCAGATCCGGTACTCTTATCTGCAATCGTCAAGTCAACAGTTGACCCTCGTGAATGACCTGATTTTTTAGCAATATAGCCATCACGAAACAGATTCTTCTTATCTACCGAGGGATAAAAAATAGATTTCATGCGGGTATCGGATACATTTCGTCCCCAGCGCACAAAATGGTCCACCGCCCGTTGAGGACGATACCCATCAAAAATTTTAAGAGTTAACCCAAAAGGAACCAGTTCAGACTGAACTTTGGTCAACTCCTTTGCTGCCCGAACAGTCAAAACAATACGAGGAGACAAATAACCGTCAATCTGCTCACCTACAAAATTATTTTCTGTAAAATAACGAGCATCATACACAGCTTCGGGTATTATTTCGTCAACATAACAAAAACCTTCGGGAAGTTGCCCGGCCAAAACTGAACCGGATACCACCACCCCCAAAAGTACGGAAATAAAAATAAAAGCCAAAGAATCTATAAAGATGTTAACAACTTTCATATTGGTGAACCTCTTTCCTTTTTACGTCGCCAAACAGATTGTAGCGCAGAATTGTATACTGGTGTATTAAGTAAATATAAAGCCTTTCCGTGTAGCGCAAAAAAACTAAACAGTGGAATTCAATGACTGACGATATAAACACCAATTATAGGATTCATAAACTTGAAGCATCTCTTGCGCAAAGTGAAAATCATTTCCGTTT is part of the Maridesulfovibrio ferrireducens genome and harbors:
- a CDS encoding EVE domain-containing protein, with amino-acid sequence MTKYWLMKSEPGCFSIDDLIAAEDQITSWDGVRNYQARNFMRDDMELGDMVLFYHSITNPSVVGIAEVVRESYPDHTAWNIDDPHFDPKSSEENPRWFMVDIKFLEKFTNPLPLKFLRTVSGLEGMELLKKGSRLSVMPVSEGEFKTIRRIGKE
- a CDS encoding M15 family metallopeptidase; protein product: MKVVNIFIDSLAFIFISVLLGVVVSGSVLAGQLPEGFCYVDEIIPEAVYDARYFTENNFVGEQIDGYLSPRIVLTVRAAKELTKVQSELVPFGLTLKIFDGYRPQRAVDHFVRWGRNVSDTRMKSIFYPSVDKKNLFRDGYIAKKSGHSRGSTVDLTIADKSTGSELDMGTIFDFFGPASWPENDSMDVQIRANRAFLRQLMINHSFKPLKEEWWHFTLDNEPYPDKYFNFVVN